In Cardinium endosymbiont of Dermatophagoides farinae, the genomic stretch ATCTACTTTGATATCCCTGTAGCTTAACAGTACCATGTCTATAATGTTTAGCACTTAATCTTCCATCTGGAGTTATTGGAACCACTACGCAATGAATATGTGGAGTTCTTTCATCCCTATGTATAGAGAATCGAACGATATTTCTTTCTCCACCAAATGCCCACAAGAAAAATCCCAATTAGCTTTTTTCCAACTTTCAAATAACTTTTCATTGGATTCTATTTCTTTCATGCGATCATGACTACAGTCATAACTAAACCTAAGGATTTAACAGCATCTGAACGAATAGCTTTAGATAATTTATAGCCTTCTGATATCCTTTGATCAACAAGTTCAGATAACGATTTACCACCTGTATTGACCCACTCTTCGTTTAAATGTGTTCTAGAGGGATCTATATGTAAGCCTAGTTCTGAATTCAAACTTTTCTCTTCTTCATCCTCAAATACACCTGTTTTTTTAGCTTCCTTACAAGATCTATCTATGTGTTTACCTATACCTATTAATCCTTTCTGGTAGCCCTTAATATTAAATGTTGCGAATGCCATACCTATAAATGCATCATGCTAAAAAAACAAATCTTCTTTCCCATTTACTCGACCTAAAACATTAAACGTAAGATAACGATAATTTGTCAAAAACGAATGGTCCTTGCGAAGCAAGGATTAACTAAACCTTACTAAAATAAGGCCCCGTCACTTATCCGACAAGACACTGTGAATAGTAGGCTAATGGGAAAAAAGTGTTTGTAAAAAGACATAGTCTTTGAAAAATTATACTATATTTAAATCTTTGTAATTTTAATAATTAATATATATGAATATGGAAAATAATGTTAAAATAATGTAGAAAAACTTATTAAAGAAGGAGTCGATATGGATATAATCCTTAAGTCATCTGGACTGTCTATAAAGGAAATAGAAGATATAAGTCCTATCGCTTATGGACGATATTTAGGAGCTAAAAAAAGCTATTAGAAATAGCAAATAGAATGTTAGTACTTGGATATAAAAAGGAAAAATAGTGGAGGTAACTGGAATGTTTTACTCAAAAATAGAAGAATTAGAAAATAATTTAAAATGTAAAAATAAAAGTAAAAAATTTTGATTTTTTGAAAAATTGCTATATTATATAATATATAAAAATTATATAAATATGGAAGATAAAATTAAAATCATAGTATCAAAGCTGGTTAAAACAGAAATTGATATGAATGCTTTTCTTAAAGTATCTGATATTTCTATAAAAGAAAAAATAGAAGAAGTTACTAGGGTATACTGTGCGACAATGAAAAAGTCAAGACATACAAGAAAAGCACTAAAATATTAGTGACATACCATTGATGTTAACTTTTTATTTTTTTCTAGCCTTATTTCTATTTCAGTTACTTTACTGGTTGAAAATCAGTAGAATTTGTATAAATGACTGATACTTGAAATGGGCAGTTGATTTAGTATTCTATTCAGGGCTTGGGTGCTATACTCGCCTGATTTTGGTAGGGTCTGTTTGTTTTCTGGCATGGATAGATTAAAGCTATTTTTATCAAAATCTTTCGGTAAAAATAATGGTTTTGTATCTGCAGTATTACTCTTTCCTTTTGTTTTATATTTTTTGAAAGGATATGTATTTGTTTATCCAGGTATGATTTTATAAAATCACGCGAATGGTTAATACCTTATATATTTATACTGTTTTTTACTGCTTTTGCAATTCCATTTTGGTTTTATAGAGATATAAAACCTTCCATAAAAAAAGATAAAAGTTCAATTATTAGTCCTAAATTTTACGATAAGAAGTCACCTTTTAGTATTGCTTTACCTACTAAAAATGGTCTATTGCCATCAATAATCCTCAGAGAGGAATTTATATACTAGGTGGTCCTGGAAGTGGTAAAACCAGATATATTTTAGAGCCAATATTATATGAAATGATACGAAAAGGCTATTGTGGACTTGTATATGATTATGATTTTGAAGGTACGCCAGTAGATCCAAAAAGAGTTATTTCTTATCTAAATTTATATATAATTACTATTTTTTAAAATTACCAAGAAAAATAGGAAAGATATTGCTTTTAAGACGATTAATTTTACGGATCTGAATAAAAGTAGTCGCATCAATCCATTGATCCTATATACATATCGGATAGAGCCTATTTAGAAGAATATGTAATCGTATTATTAAAAAATCTTAATCCTGGCGGGAAAGATGATTTTTGGTATTTAAGTACTAAATCCCTTCTAAAAGGCATTATCGCTTATTTATCCAATCAGGCAAAAAGTTGTTGTACACTACCACATGTGTTAACATTATCTACTAAGCCTTTTGGTAAAATATTGAGTTTAATAGAGTAAGACTCAGAGGCCCGTTCCTATGCAAGTTCCATATTTGATGCTTATAAGGCGGAGATAAATCATCTGGTCAGTTAATAGGTATCATAGCAAGCTTTAAAACAAGCTTACAATCTTTAATTGATAAGAACTTATTTTGGGTATTGAGTAAAAATGAAATAGATTTAAATATCAACGATAATATTACTCCAACCATAATTTGTATAGGTAACTTCCCACCTGCCAAATCAGCTTTCAGTCCAGTGATATCCCTTCTGATTACCATATGTTTTAAATCTATGTATGGGCACAATAGAACGAAGAATTTTGTGGCCATAGATGAGCTACCTACCTTATACATCCCAGGCTTATCAGAAGTCCCAGCTACGGCAAGAAAGTACGGTATTAGTACCATTTCTTGCATACAATCGAATGCCCAACTAGAGGATACCTATGGAAATATAGGTGCTAAAAAGATACAAGGGACCTAAGCAATCGATTTATAGGCAACTGTGGTGTGGAGTCTTCTAGATATGCCAGTTCCATCTTTGGTAAGGAAGAACATACGATCAGGTCTACAAGTTCCTCAGAAACCTGTCACAGTAATACTCAAGGTTATCATACTACGCAAGGTGAAAATATCACTATACATGAGCAAGAATTGATAAAACCTAATGAGTTTTCAAGTTTTGATGTAGGATTTTTTGCAGGGAAAGTAGTAGAAAGTGATAGCGTATTTTTTCAGGAACAGTTTAAGGAGGTATCGTCCTACGATAAACATTTTAAAAATGAGCTGTTAAAAGATTTACCAGATGTTACAAAGGTTAGTAATGAAGATATTATAGCTAATCAAAGGAAAATAGAAGAAGAGATAGATCTACTTTTGGAATATATGTAGATATATTTTTTAGTTAAAAATTTTTGTATGTTTTGAAATAATTTCATACATTCTTGCTATTTTTATTAAGTATAGCAAAAATATATGAAATTATCATTAAGTTATTTATATTTTTTAGCTTGTAGCTGTTTAGCTACTACTTGTTTGGAAACGAAAGTCAAACCAAAAATTGAGCATAATCAGCTATAGATTATGGTCATAAATTTCATTTCAGATGCATTACACAAAACGTATTGAGCCAACAACAAAATCATCAAACCATTAACTGTCCTCTTTGCCGTAAGGGTCTATCAGAAGATATGATTCAAAAAATAGTTTCTGGTGCTACTACTCCAACCATGAGTGCATTCAGTACGTTAAATGCAGTTAAGCAAGAAGATATGCCAAAGTTAAAGTTTTTATTAGAAAAAGGTGGCAATCCAAATGAGGCAACTATTTCCAATGTTGCTTTAGAAGAGGCTGTTCGTCAGTCTAACTATGAGATGGTTTCTTTGTTATTGGACTATGGTGCTAATCCTATATACCAAGACCCTGGAACAAATAATACGCCTTTGCATTATGCAGCAGATAATATGCTTTTCAAAGGAACTAGCCAGGATATATCTGACAAGATATTCATAGCCCTTATCAAACATGGTGCTATGGTAAATAGTAAAAATGTGGAATGTAAAACACCTAGGGATCGTGTGTGTACGTCTGATGATCCTCTATTTGTTTTAACAGAAGCTGGCGGTATTCGTTCAGGCTATTTCGATGATATTCAACCTGCATTTGCTTGTCAGGAAGTAAAAGTTAAGCAGAAGATTTTATTTGGAAAGGAACTAGAACATATAAACTATCACGCAAAATTATAACCATGTTTAAGAATAAAATAATAACAAGCTTGATAGTTTTTTTAGGTTTGACTTTTAGTGTATTTGGTAAACCTAATAGGGTTTATGTCTTGCAAAGACCTATTCATACACATGGTTGTCATGGATAGAAGTCAATTATGGGGTTTCGCATGAAATGCATGGGGTTTCTGCAGGATATGCATATCACATTAATGAAATATGGCATATGAAATTATCTGGTGGTTTTTCTAACAAAAACCTATTGACGGTATACAATACTTACCATTATAATTTGTTCAATTATTACGAGTCTACCTTTCTGAATTGTTTAATAGGATGTCAAGGGAGCTATAAGTTCCACCATGCTTGTTGGGAGCATTGTTCTAAACGTTTCAATATAGGCGCCCAATTAGGTTTAGAGGTGGAAAAATATATCACGGATTATTTGTTGTTGATATTACTAGCAGAGGCTCCTATTTCCTTTTTGGATAAAAATGATGTTTTTAATTATCGATTTTCGGCAGGACTACGTATCACTTTTTAAAAACATCTATTGATTTAGTCGAAACAGT encodes the following:
- a CDS encoding plasmid recombination protein yields the protein MGFFLWAFGGERNIVRFSIHRDERTPHIHCVVVPITPDGRLSAKHYRHGTVKLQGYQSR
- a CDS encoding plasmid recombination protein, with product MAFATFNIKGYQKGLIGIGKHIDRSCKEAKKTGVFEDEEEKSLNSELGLHIDPSRTHLNEEWVNTGGKSLSELVDQRISEGYKLSKAIRSDAVKSLGLVMTVVMIA
- a CDS encoding TraM recognition domain-containing protein; the protein is MDKNLFWVLSKNEIDLNINDNITPTIICIGNFPPAKSAFSPVISLLITICFKSMYGHNRTKNFVAIDELPTLYIPGLSEVPATARKYGISTISCIQSNAQLEDTYGNIGAKKIQGT
- a CDS encoding ankyrin repeat domain-containing protein; amino-acid sequence: MSQQQNHQTINCPLCRKGLSEDMIQKIVSGATTPTMSAFSTLNAVKQEDMPKLKFLLEKGGNPNEATISNVALEEAVRQSNYEMVSLLLDYGANPIYQDPGTNNTPLHYAADNMLFKGTSQDISDKIFIALIKHGAMVNSKNVECKTPRDRVCTSDDPLFVLTEAGGIRSGYFDDIQPAFACQEVKVKQKILFGKELEHINYHAKL